The Drosophila simulans strain w501 unplaced genomic scaffold, Prin_Dsim_3.1 Segkk15_quiver_pilon, whole genome shotgun sequence genome has a segment encoding these proteins:
- the LOC120285439 gene encoding uncharacterized protein LOC120285439: MNISNASTKQLKGWLSELKEPTTGTKRELILRLNNLTNEKRNQLKLLLKSEEEDLYGSSNNNVQKGKRNNAKDGEHKDDESDGEAGDSNEDGDEKSTVRNNKSNGEHDDRSAVRSYKNNSADGARNKNSGDGNSDENEVGGSEDGSGERSNKEFGGNKRSTVGQAVQNMDLLLRMATDAVNEFSGDTCARKWILQVKNIASVYGIHEPYIKMLIVSKIKGKACMWLHADPERVLLPTEQLAAELISMFGERKSKLEARRKFEERKWTAGESFVAYADDKVMLANGIQMDDEELVALLIEGIPNQMLRNQARIQCFEDIQHIKRAFAEVKLPKMDEADKKVASVNNNNSTLLRCFNCNSKGHWAKECRKPKREKGSCYACGEMGHFAAKCLKNKNGDENNYHAS; encoded by the exons atgaatataagcAATGCATCGACGAAGCAGTTAAAAGGGTGGTTGAGTGAATTAAAAGAACCGACCACGGGAACAAAAAGAGAATTGATTTTGCGtttgaataatttaacaaacgaaaagcgaaatcaattgaaattattattaaaaagcgAGGAAGAAGATTTATACGGAAGCAGCAATAATAATgttcaaaaaggaaaaagaaataacGCAAAAGACGGAGAGCATAAAGACGACGAAAGTGACGGCGAAGCTGGAGATAGCAACGAAGACGGCGATGAGAAGAGCACTgtgcgcaacaacaaaagtaacGGCGAACATGACGACAGAAGCGCGGTACGCAGTTACAAGAACAACAGTGCAGACGGCGcccgcaacaaaaacagcggcGACGGGAATAGCGACGAAAACGAAGTTGGCGGCAGCGAAGACGGCAGCGGTGAGAGAAGCAACAAAGAATTTGGCGGGAATAAACGGAGTACAGTGGGACAAGCTGTGCAAAATATGGACTTATTATTGCGTATGGCAACCGATGCAGTGAATGAATTTTCGGGAGATACCTGTGCACGCAAATGGATCCTACAGGTGAAAAATATAGCCAGCGTTTATGGAATACATGAACCGTATATAAAGATGTTGATCGTCAGTAAGATAAAAGGAAAAGCATGCATGTGGTTGCATGCAGATCCTGAACGTGTATTGCTACCAACAGAGCAGTTGGCGGCTGAGCTTATATCAATGTTTGGTGAGAGGAAGTCGAAGTTAGAAGCAAGGCGAAAATTTGAGGAACGAAAATGGACAGCGGGCGAAAGCTTTGTTGCTTATGCAGACGATAAGGTGATGCTTGCAAATGGGATACAAATGGATGATGAAGAATTGGTGGCTCTCCTCATTGAAGGTATTCCGAATCAAATGCTACGTAACCAAGCCCGTATCCAATGCTTTGAAGATATCCAGCACATAAAGCGGGCATTTGCGGAAGTGAAACTTCCGAAAATGGATGAAGCAGACAAGAAGGTGGCATCGGTGAACAATAATAACAGCACACTCTTGCGttgtttcaattgcaattcgAAGGGACACTGGGCCAAAGAGTGCAGGAAGCCAAAGCGCGAAAAAGGGTCATGCTATGCCTGTGGTGAGATGGGGCACTTTGCAGCAAAGTGCCTGAAAAACAAGAATGGGGATGAAAACAATTAT CATGCCTCATAG